The segment ACCTGCGTCGATTGATCGAGGGCTTGCAGGACGACACGTTCGTCGAACGGTCGCTGCGGAACAGTCTGCTCGGAGAGACGGAGATGGGCATCGGCTCGATAGACGCTTTCCTGTCCGTGACCGTGCGTGATCGGCTGCAATCTCTCGTCGAACGTTCTGCAAGAGTCACTACCGGTTTCGTTCGCCTCCCGCTCCAGCTGATCCTCCGGCCTTTCTTCGATCTGGAGGTTGCAAGGTTCCTCCGCCACATGCTGCACACCGCCACGGGTCTCACGGCTAAGACGGGGCCGCAATGGGTCGAGTCCGTTCCGCCAGACGAGGACCTCTCCATCGACCCGACATGGACGAGGCCTTTCCCAATCGGAAGCATGTTTGTCGGATCGTGGGGGCGTGCCGGTCGCGTCCACTTCGAGACACTGGCACGCCAGCAACGGGCGGCTGTGGCGTTGGCGGTTCGTCTGTATCAGCATGATCACGACGGGGCTTACCCCACCACGCTCGACGCACTCGTGCCGGACTACGTGCCGAGCGTTCCCCATGACGCGTCGACGCGGAGCGAGCCGATCGGCTACGACAAAGACACCTTGCGACTATGGATTGCCGGCGAGGACGGCGATCATGACGGCGGAGTGTCCGAGAAGGATCTTTTCGAGGACAATCCCGACGCCACCGTTCGCGAACTCGCAGGCCGATTCGACGAGGTGCTGCAGCTCCGGTGACCTCGACGCCACGCGTACGTCATGACGCACGCTCCGCCGTCGGCGGTTGGCTGAAGTGGGTGGTGAAGACGCGGCTGAAGTGGTTCGGCGAGGCGAAGCCGCAGGCGTGGCTGACTTCTTTGACGCTCATGGCCGTCTGGCGCAGGAGTCGGCGGGCCTCGTCGAGGCGGACGCGGCGGACGAACTCGGCAGGGCCGACTTGCCAGGTGTCGGTCGCAAGGCGGGTCAGTTGGCTACGGCTGAGCCCGGCGACCCGTGCGAGGGCTGTGACGTCGAGATCGTCGTCGAGATGGGAACGGATGTGCCGCTCGACCAGTCGGAGCCGAGCGTCCGTGTCTTCAGCGTCGACGGTCGGACGTGCAAGCAGCGGCACGAGCTGGCCCCAGACGAGCGTGGCCGTTTCCAGCTCGTCGATGACGCCGGCCGATCGATTGGCGGCGGTTGCGACCACGTCGATTGCTTGCTGCAGAAGCTCTCGATCGATGGTCACGAGGCCGTCGGAGGCAACGCCTGCGGCGGCTTCGGGCGTGAGTCGGAGGTCGAGCAGTGTCGCCGATCCGTTGTGACTGATGACATCGTGCAGCGTGTCCGCGGGCAACCAGCAAGCCTGGCCTGGTGTCAACTCCAACCGCGCGTCTGGCCTGTTCACTGACAGCTTGCCATCGAGTACGACGAGGCACTGCGCCTCCGACTCGTGCCGATGCGGACGTGGTCGGGTCAGTTTGAACGTGATGAGCGCGACCAGAAGCACACCTGCGGGCGCGGCTGCGCCTCGGGCGTGCGTCTGGTAACTCGCACCGCCGGCCGTATGCGTCAAATAGATAGAGATTGCGTCAGCCGAGTCCTTGGCATGGCTCGGTTTTCGTTTAGATTGAGCAGACATGCGACAAGATGGTACGCGACAGACGGTCACGCCGCACTCAGCGGCGAGTCTGAGTTCAACGGGCGTCCGAGCACCGCACGGCAAGTCGGCGGGCACGCTGATCGTCGACAGCGACGTCCACCCCAAGGC is part of the Planctomycetota bacterium genome and harbors:
- a CDS encoding AraC family transcriptional regulator, whose protein sequence is MSAQSKRKPSHAKDSADAISIYLTHTAGGASYQTHARGAAAPAGVLLVALITFKLTRPRPHRHESEAQCLVVLDGKLSVNRPDARLELTPGQACWLPADTLHDVISHNGSATLLDLRLTPEAAAGVASDGLVTIDRELLQQAIDVVATAANRSAGVIDELETATLVWGQLVPLLARPTVDAEDTDARLRLVERHIRSHLDDDLDVTALARVAGLSRSQLTRLATDTWQVGPAEFVRRVRLDEARRLLRQTAMSVKEVSHACGFASPNHFSRVFTTHFSQPPTAERAS